One part of the Candida albicans SC5314 chromosome R, complete sequence genome encodes these proteins:
- a CDS encoding uncharacterized protein (Protein of unknown function; transcript detected on high-resolution tiling arrays): MLLALDIYKLFYWPGTEIDIVSGLAACHDNLTMGVFPRPVTTNQKNKANKEEEDEDEKIIEQTNEQQKKWEKNLCILSSTRSRIFIIPDFFLFQSVVFHI; encoded by the coding sequence ATGTTGCTCGCTTTGGATATATACAAGCTCTTTTATTGGCCAGGTACTGAGATAGACATTGTTAGCGGGTTGGCAGCCTGTCATGATAATTTAACAATGGGAGTCTTCCCTAGACCAGtaacaacaaatcaaaaaaacaaagcgaacaaagaagaagaagacgaagacGAAAAAATAATAGAGCAAACAaatgaacaacaaaaaaaatgggaaAAGAATTTGTGCATTTTGTCCCTGACACGTAGTCGGATTTTTATTATACCggacttttttttgtttcaactGGTTGTCTTTCATATATAG